GCTCAAGCGCCTCCACCTGCAATTTCGTAGGCTCTTCCTTGAAGAGACTTTCTATGCACATGAAGATGGAATGATCCACACCCAAATGTTCCGTCACTTCCTTGTCGTTCTTGAAGTAATACTGGCGGATCAATCCCTTCTCAATATACGAGATGTTCTTGCACACCTCGCCCTCAACCAGGATTTTCTCTCCCTTTCCATACTTGATCGGTTCCAGAATTGACTCCAGCACGTCCAACTCGCTATGAGTCATCGTACTGTACTTACGTGCAAGCTCTCGGGCTATGTCGCGCGTTGGGGTGATTACTTTAAATGCATTCATATTCATGTTCCTCCCATTATAAATTTCGGTTTAGTTCATATTAGTCTAACTTCAATACCGCGAGGAATGCCTTCTGTGGCACCTCTACGTTACCAATCTGCTTCATACGCTTCTTTCCCTTCTTCTGCTTCTCAAGCAACTTGCGCTTACGGCTCACGTCACCACCATAACACTTGGCGGTCACGTCCTTGCGCACCTGCTTCACAGTCTCACGGGCCACAATTTTGG
The Segatella copri DNA segment above includes these coding regions:
- a CDS encoding Crp/Fnr family transcriptional regulator, which produces MNAFKVITPTRDIARELARKYSTMTHSELDVLESILEPIKYGKGEKILVEGEVCKNISYIEKGLIRQYYFKNDKEVTEHLGVDHSIFMCIESLFKEEPTKLQVEALEPTLVYALPKAKLEAAAMRNVNIQMLYRKILEESLIQSQVHADLMRFETAPNKYKRLCDLNPQVVLRAPLTYIASYLQMTPETLSRIRSNTLL